The nucleotide window TAGGTAGATTTTCTATGCCAAAGAATCATTCCTATTTATTAGAGCTGTTTAAAGAATTCCTGTCTTATAGGAGAGAGGCCATTCTTTTGTTGGTTGGAGATGGCCCGCTGCTTCCTGAGATTAAGAGGAAAGCAGAAGAGATGGAATTATCTAAGAATATTAAGTTTCTTGGAAGCAGATCGGATGTAGAACAACTTCTGCAGGCATTTGATGTTTTTCTGTTTCCCTCTATATTTGAAGGGGTTCCAGTCTCATTAATTGAGGCTCAGGCTTCAGGGCTTCCTTGTCTTATCTCTGATTCTATAACCAAAGAGATAGACATGGGACTTGGTTTAGTTCATTCTATATCTCTCACCAATAAAAAATTATGGATTGAGAGGATGCAGGATGTAATAAATCAACACTCTACCCGGAATAGCAATGTAAACTCATTGATTTCAGATAATGGCTACGATATAAAGAATGCTTCCGGCTATCTTCAAAAATTTTATTCTACTGTCACGGGGGATGTGATGAATGAAGAAGTTAACGGTGTTTACGCCAACATTCAATAGGGCATATTGTTTGGGTAATTGTTATGAATCGTTAAAAAGGCAAACCAATAAAGACTTCATTTGGTTGATCATTGATGATGGTTCTACTGATAATACGAAGGATTTAGTAAGTAATTGGCAGACTGAGAACTTAATGGATATTCAATATATTTGGCAAGAAAACCAGGGTATGCATGGAGCGCATAATACGGCATATGAACTAATCAAAACTGAATTGAATGTTTGTATTGATTCTGACGATTATCTCCCAAATGAGGCAGTAGAAAAGATTTTGGGAATGTGGGAGAGAGAAGGAAGCGAAAATGTGAGTGGTCTGATAGGACTGGACTCTTTTTCTGACGGGACAGTTATAGGGTCAAAACTGCCTGATAAACTGAAAACTTCAACACTATTCGATCTTTACTATAAATATGGAGTGACTGGAGATAAGAAGTTAGTTTATCGGACGGAATTAACGAAAAAATTCCCATATCCAGTATTCGAAAATGAAAAATATGTGGGGCTGGCCTATAAGTATTATAAACTTGATCAAGAATATGAAATGCTCCTAATGAATGATGTTTTATGCCATGTAGAATATTTACCCGATGGTTCCTCACTTAATATGATAAAGCAATTTCGGAAGAATCCAAAAGGGTTCGCGTTTTATCGTAAAGAATTAATGAAATTGCCTTTTGCCAATTGGAGATTTAAATTTAAGCAAGCAATTCATTATGTTTCGAGTACTCTGTTAAGTAAGGAGTTTAACGTATTAAAGGAGACACCCAACAAAACATTGACGGCACTTGCATTCCCTTTTGGTGTGCTATTATCAATATTTATCTCATTTAAAACCCGTACTATATAAAAGTGGAAGGAATAAAATATGACCATTTTATGGTGGAACCTTGCAGTTGTCTTTGTCTTTTCTTTCTTAAGCAGATATTTTGCCAAACCTGCATTTTCCTCGGTATCCATCACGTCTATTTCTTATAATAAAATATTCGCGCTTGGAGCTCTTTTGTCATTGGCGTTAGTTGGTGGACTAAGATCCAATATAGGGGATACTTACTTTTATAAGTATGCCTACGAATTAAATGACTTTACTTGGGGCCAGATAAAAGAGAAAGAAAACATAGGTTTTTGGATCCTGCAAATGTTCTTAAAAAGAATATCAGACGATCCACAAATATTGATATTTACAGCTGCAGTAATTTCCAATGTTCTAATTGTACTCATATTTCTTAAGTACTCTAGACAATTCGAGCTCAGTGCATATGTTTATATTACAGGTGGATTATTTCTCGTCTCCAT belongs to Mesobacillus sp. AQ2 and includes:
- a CDS encoding glycosyltransferase family 2 protein, encoding MKKLTVFTPTFNRAYCLGNCYESLKRQTNKDFIWLIIDDGSTDNTKDLVSNWQTENLMDIQYIWQENQGMHGAHNTAYELIKTELNVCIDSDDYLPNEAVEKILGMWEREGSENVSGLIGLDSFSDGTVIGSKLPDKLKTSTLFDLYYKYGVTGDKKLVYRTELTKKFPYPVFENEKYVGLAYKYYKLDQEYEMLLMNDVLCHVEYLPDGSSLNMIKQFRKNPKGFAFYRKELMKLPFANWRFKFKQAIHYVSSTLLSKEFNVLKETPNKTLTALAFPFGVLLSIFISFKTRTI